The following proteins are co-located in the Zonotrichia leucophrys gambelii isolate GWCS_2022_RI unplaced genomic scaffold, RI_Zleu_2.0 Scaffold_34_1600103, whole genome shotgun sequence genome:
- the FRMD8 gene encoding FERM domain-containing protein 8 has translation MDGEGEAEGEGASAPPGAAALLYLPDGSALPLPLEPPPGPTAAELLRRLQGALRLPPAASDALALWLGSELLEVQLKPRHRPLRLVRHWPELLLRFSLGSPAAIAQDEPCLQLRRNVFFPKSRELELQEEELLRLLYEEAREQLKGGRYPVDPPEAAELGGLSCRLRLGPFEPGRHTELSLRPLLGELLPPGPPARWGALFRRSREPGPSQRLLEAFARAPGPEAPPAGLYRDFLRRCHALPGYGCAFFPGAIERPSGGLLARGGLRPVSVAVGLEGVTIIDPRQKHVLLSLTYPELCWELVGAVGQDGDPGGQEGDPTEPPQLWLEFDGDHEGAPVNRLLRVFSPQAELMSALIECCIELGGAAPPPEEQAPPPAGAAATPPEAAGARGAPLRRQESVTRPRLQRLATIDYVRDGQELRRVKPPRRSASFFSRGGAGGGSYSPVAGGTGGAGSEQG, from the exons ATGGACGGGGAGGGGGAGGCGGAGGGGGAGGGCGCGTCCGCCCCGCCGGGCGCCGCCg ccctgctgtacCTGCCGGACGGGTcggcgctgccgctgccgctggAGCCGCCCCCGGGCCCCACGGCCGCGGAGCTGCTGCGCCgcctgcagggggcgctgcgcCTCCCGCCCGCCGCCAGCGACGCCCTCGCGCTCTGGTTGGGGTCGGAGCTGCTCG aGGTGCAGCTGAAGCCGCGGCACCGCCCCCTGCGCCTGGTGCGGCACTGGCCGGAGCTGCTGCTGCGCTTCAGCCTCGGCTCGCCCGCGGCCATCGCCcaag ATGAGCCGTGTCTGCAGCTGCGCAGGAACGTGTTCTTCCCCAAGAGCCGCGAGCTGGAG ctgcaggaggaggagctgctgcggTTGCTCTATGAGGAGGCGCGGGAGCAGCTCAAGGGGGGGCGCTACCCCGTGGACCCCCCCGAGGCGGccgagctgggggggctcagctgCCGCCTGCGCCTGGGGCCCTTCGAGCCCGGCCGGCACACGGAGCTCAGCCTGCG GCcgctgctgggggagctgctgccgCCGGGTCCTCCGGCCCGCTGGGGGGCGCTGTTCCGGCGCTCGCGCgagccgggcccctcccagcgGCTGCTCGAGGCGTTTGCGCGTGCGCCGGGCCCCGAGGCGCCCCCTGCCGGATTGTACCGGGACTTCCTGCGCCGCTGCCACGCCCTGCCCGGCTACGG GTGTGCCTTTTTCCCAGGAGCCATTGAGCGTCCGTCAGGGGGGCTGCTGGCCCGGGGGGGGCTGCGCCCCGTCAGCGTGGCCGTGGGGCTCGAGGGGGTCACCATCATTGACCCCCGCCAGAAG catgtgctgctgtccctgaccTACCccgagctgtgctgggagctggtggGGGCCGTGGGGCAGGACGGGGACCCcggggggcaggagggggacCCCACGGAGCCcccccagctgtggctggagttCGATGGGGACCACGAGGGAGCCCCCGTGAACCGATTGCTGCGCGTGTTCTCCCCACAG GCGGAGCTGATGAGCGCCCTCATCGAGTGCTGCATCGAGCtgggcggggcggccccgccccccgaggaacaggccccgccccccgccggTGCCGCGGCCACGCCCCCCGAGGCGGCCGGAGCGCGTGGCGCCCCCTTGCGGCGGCAGGAGAGCGTGACCCGGCCCCGCCTGCAGCGCCTCGCGACCATCGACTACGTGCGGGACG ggcaggagctgcggCGGGTGAAGCCCCCCCGGCGCTCGGCGTCCTTCTTCAGccgggggggggccgggggcggctccTACAGCCCCGTGgcggggggcacggggggggcCGGCTCcgagcagggctga
- the NRXN2 gene encoding neurexin-2-beta isoform X18 produces the protein MAINRAPFLTRGHHAGTTYIFGKGGALITYTWPPNDRPSTRADRLALGFSTRQRDAVLLRVESAAGLGDFLQLHIVQGAVGVLFNVGTEDIALEERGAAVSDGRFHVVRFTRSGGNATLQVDGGPLHERYPPGRQLTIFNSQARVRVGGRDRGRPFQGQLSGLYYNGLKLLALAAEGHPRVRLEGDLRLVGDPPPPPAPPGATPAPPDMATTIMETTTTMATTTTRRGRSPTLRDTVAQNTDDLLVASAECPSDDEDLEECEPGTAAPAGGRRGPPGAVEVVREAGGTTGMVVGIVAAAALCILILLYAMYKYRNRDEGSYQVDQSRHYIGAAPAAPGGGPGGAPGAASPTPPAGTPKEKAAAAPPKAPGKARRNKDKEYYV, from the exons atgGCCATCAACCGCGCGCCCTTCCTCACCCGCGGCCACCACG CGGGCACCACGTACATTTTCGGCAAGGGGGGGGCCCTGATCACCTACACGTGGCCCCCCAATGACCGGCCCAGCACCCGCGCTGACCGCCTGGCCCTGGGCTTCAGCACCCGGCAGCGCGACGCGGTGCTGCTGCGCGTGGAGAGCGCGGCCGGCCTCGGCgacttcctgcagctccacatt GTTCAGGGGGCCGTGGGGGTCCTGTTCAACGTGGGCACCGAGGACATCGCGCTGGAGGAGCGGGGGGCGGCCGTCAGCGATGGGCGCTTCCACGTCGTCCGCTTCACGCGCAGCGGCGGCAACGCCACGCTCCAGGTGGACGGCGGCCCCCTGCACGAGCGCTACCCGCCAG GCCGGCAGCTGACCATCTTCAACAGCCAGGCGCGCGTGCGGGTGGGGGGCCGGGACCGCGGCCGCCCcttccaggggcagctctcGGGGCTCTACTACAACGGGCTGAAGCTGCTGGCGCTGGCGGCCGAGGGACACCCCCGCGTGCGGCTCGAGGGGGACCTGCGGCTCGTGGGGGaccccccgccgccccccgcgccccccggcgCCACCCCCGCGCCCCCCGACATGGCCACCACCATCATGGAGACCACCACCACCATGGCCACGACCACCACCCGCCGCGGGCGCTCGCCCACCCTGCGCGACACCGTCGCCCAG AACACGGACGATCTGCTGGTGGCCTCGGCCGAGTGTCCGAGCGATGACGAGGACCTGGAGGAGTGTGAGCCGGGCACAG CGGCACCCGCGGGagggcggcgcgggc CGCCCGGAGCGGTGGAGGTGGTGCGGGAGGCGGGCGGCACCACCGGCATGGTGGTGGGCATCGTGGCGGCCGCCGCGCTctgcatcctcatcctcctctaCGCCATGTACAAGTACCGCAACCGCGACGAGGGCTCCTACCAGGTGGACCAGAGCCGCCACTACatcggggccgcccccgccgcgcccggggggggcccgggagGGGCTCCCGGGGCCGCGTCCCCGACCCCGCCCGCGGGGACCCCCAAGGAGAAAGCGGCGGCCGCGCCCCCCAAGGCGCCGGGCAAAGCGCGGCGCAACAAGGACAAGGAGTATTACGTGTGA